One Callithrix jacchus isolate 240 chromosome Y, calJac240_pri, whole genome shotgun sequence genomic region harbors:
- the LOC128930754 gene encoding LOW QUALITY PROTEIN: microtubule-associated protein 4-like (The sequence of the model RefSeq protein was modified relative to this genomic sequence to represent the inferred CDS: inserted 2 bases in 1 codon; substituted 2 bases at 2 genomic stop codons), producing KTKPIAEAKAPEKWASASQPASAPASRSGAKSTXTVPKATTAAAVALTGPSSRSPSTLVPKKPTTIKTEGKPAEVKKMTAKSLPADLSCPKSTSTSSMQKTTTLGGTAPAAEVAPTQVKPTPMPSRPSTTPSIDKKLTSTKPSSTTLRLSRLATNASAPDLKNVRSKAGSTENIKHQPGGGRAKVEKKTEAADTTXKPESNAVTKTASPIASAQKPPAGKVQMVSKKVSYSHIQSKCGSKDNIKHVPGGGNVQILNKKVDISKFSSKCGSKANIKHKPGGGDVKIESQKLNFKEKAQAKVXSLNNVGHLPAGGTVKTEGGGSEALLCLGPPTGEEPAISGAAPETGAPTSASGPSGHPNLSGGGDQREAQTLDSQIQETSI from the exons aaaacaaagccCATTGCAGAAGCAAAGGCTCCTGAGAAGTGGGCCTCAGCATCCCAGCcagcttctgccccagcctccagatctGGAGCCAAGAGCACTTAAACTGTTCCAAAAGCCACAACAGCTGCCGCTGTTGCCTTAACTGGGCCAAGTAGTAGGAGCCCCTCCACGCTAGTACCCAAGAAGCCCACTACCATTAAGACTGAGGGAAAACCTGCAGAAGTCAAGAAGATGACTGCAAAGTCTCTTCCAGCTGACTTGAGTTGCCCCAAGAGCACCTCCACCAGTTCCATGCAGAAAACCACCACTCTTGGTGGGACAGCCCCTGCTGCAGAGGTGGCTCCCACCCAAGTAAAGCCCACACCTATGCCATCTCGGCCCTCCACCACTCCTTCCATAGACAAGAAGCTCACCTCGACCAAGCCCAGCTCCACCACCCTGAGACTCAGCCGCCTGGCCACCAATGCTTCTGCTCCTGATCTGAAGAATGTCCGCTCCAAGGCTGGCTCCACGGAAAACATCAAGCATCAGCCTGGAGGAGGCCGGgccaaagtagagaaaaaaacagaggcagcTGATACAACTTGAAAGCCTGAATCTAATGCAGTCACTAAAACAGCCAGCCCAATTGCAAGTGCACAGAAACCACCTGCGGGGAAAGTCCAGATGGTCTCCAAAAAAGTGAGCTACAGCCATATTCAGTCCAAGTGTGGTTCCAAGGACAATATTAAGCATGTCCCTGGAGGTGGTAATGTTCAGATTCTGAACAAGAAAGTGGACATCTCTAAGTTCTCCTCCAAGTGTGGGTCTAAGGCTAACATCAAGCACAAGCCTGGTGGAGGAGATGTCAAGATTGAAAGTCAGAAATTGAACTTCAAGGAGAAGGCCCAGGCCAAGGT ATCCCTCAATAATGTGGGCCACCTACCTGCCGGAGGTACCGTGAAGACTGAGGGTGGTGGCAGCGAGGCTCTTCTGTGTCTGGGCCCCCCCACTGGGGAGGAGCCAGCCATCTCTGGGGCAGCACCTGAAACTGGCGCCCCCACTTCAGCCAGTGGCCCCAGTGGCCACCCCAACCTGTCAGGAGGTGGTGACCAAAGGGAGGCCCAGACCTTGGACAGCCAGATCCAGGAGACAAGCATCTAA